CAGGATCTTCGCGTCCCGCGTCACCAGGGTCGCGCCGAGGCGGCGTGCTGTGGCGACCAGGATTCGGTCCGCCGGGTCACCGTGGATCTCGCCCGGCAGGCGTGCGCTGTCCAGCGCGGCCTCGGGCGTCAGCTCCGCCAGGCTGAGGCCGGGAGCCGCCAGCCCGCGCCGCACCCACTCGCCCACCTCCAGGCCGAAGCGGACGCGGCCCTTCGCCTCCAGCATCGCCACCTCCCACACGGAGATGGCGCTCACCAGCAACCCGCCGCGCGCGCTCGCCGCCCGCACCTCCTCCAGCGCGCGGCGGCCCAGCTCGCGCTCCATCCCGTCCATCAGCCAGATCCAGACGTGCGTGTCCAGCAGCAGCGGGGGGATGACGAGCCTACGCACCGGCGTCCCACTCTTCCCCGATGGGGCTCACCAGGTCGCCGTAGAAGGTGACCGAGCCGGCCAGGTGGCCCAGCACCGGCGCGGGCTCCAGGTCGTAGGGGACCAGGCGGGCCACGGGCTGGCCGTAGCGCGTGACCACCACCTGCTTGCGATCCTGGCGCACCTGCTCG
The sequence above is a segment of the Longimicrobiaceae bacterium genome. Coding sequences within it:
- a CDS encoding type II toxin-antitoxin system Phd/YefM family antitoxin: MDDKKKPMVVREAAVRYEATPPEWISAAEFKTHCLRLIEQVRQDRKQVVVTRYGQPVARLVPYDLEPAPVLGHLAGSVTFYGDLVSPIGEEWDAGA
- a CDS encoding type II toxin-antitoxin system VapC family toxin encodes the protein MRRLVIPPLLLDTHVWIWLMDGMERELGRRALEEVRAASARGGLLVSAISVWEVAMLEAKGRVRFGLEVGEWVRRGLAAPGLSLAELTPEAALDSARLPGEIHGDPADRILVATARRLGATLVTRDAKILEYASSGYLSVLDAAP